One genomic segment of Caldimonas brevitalea includes these proteins:
- the radC gene encoding RadC family protein, giving the protein MLLKDLPPDARPREKLLTLGPSALADAELLALLLRTGLQGCSVLQLAEQLLGAFGGVAGLLQTQADDLRSIKGLGPAKRAELVAVLELARRALAQELRQRPGFDGPEQVKDYLRLQLGARPHEVFVVLFLDAQNRLLACEELFRGTLTQTSVYPREVLKRALAHNAAGVVLAHNHPSGHAEPSKADEYLTQSLKSALAMIDVAVLDHIVVGRGQAVSFAERGLL; this is encoded by the coding sequence ATGCTGCTCAAGGACCTGCCGCCTGACGCGCGCCCGCGTGAAAAACTTCTCACCCTCGGGCCCTCGGCGCTGGCCGATGCCGAGTTGCTCGCGCTGCTGCTGCGCACCGGGCTGCAGGGGTGTTCGGTGCTGCAACTGGCCGAGCAGCTGCTGGGCGCCTTCGGCGGTGTCGCCGGGCTGCTGCAGACCCAGGCCGACGACTTGCGCAGCATCAAGGGCCTCGGGCCTGCCAAACGCGCCGAGCTGGTCGCCGTGCTCGAGCTGGCGCGGCGCGCGCTGGCGCAGGAGCTGCGCCAGCGCCCGGGCTTCGACGGGCCGGAGCAGGTCAAGGACTACCTGCGGCTGCAGCTCGGCGCGCGCCCGCACGAGGTCTTCGTGGTGCTGTTCCTCGACGCCCAGAACCGGCTGCTCGCTTGCGAGGAACTGTTCCGCGGCACGCTGACACAAACCAGCGTCTACCCGCGCGAGGTGCTCAAGCGCGCGCTGGCCCACAATGCCGCCGGCGTGGTCCTCGCGCACAACCATCCGTCCGGCCATGCCGAGCCGTCGAAGGCCGACGAATACCTGACCCAGAGCTTGAAGTCGGCGCTGGCGATGATCGACGTGGCGGTGCTCGATCACATCGTCGTCGGCCGCGGCCAGGCGGTTTCTTTTGCCGAGCGAGGCTTGTTGTAA
- a CDS encoding FKBP-type peptidyl-prolyl cis-trans isomerase produces MQPVYKTEVPQVAAVQPGSFLTLHYRLVGPDGADIINTFNDKPATLSLGTGELAPAMEQRLLGLEEGTRTTFTLAPGEAFGERNADLLQKVKRALLAELGDPDETYHVGDVVQFPTPDGSASYAGVVRELGEDWILFDFNHPLAGQPVSFEVQLIGVL; encoded by the coding sequence ATGCAGCCAGTCTACAAAACCGAGGTGCCGCAGGTGGCCGCAGTACAACCCGGGTCTTTTCTGACCCTGCACTACCGACTCGTCGGCCCCGACGGGGCGGACATCATCAACACCTTCAACGACAAGCCGGCGACGTTGTCGCTCGGCACCGGTGAGCTGGCGCCTGCGATGGAGCAGCGGCTGCTGGGCCTCGAAGAAGGCACGCGCACCACCTTCACGCTGGCGCCGGGCGAGGCGTTCGGCGAACGCAACGCCGATCTGTTGCAGAAGGTCAAGCGGGCGCTGCTGGCCGAGCTGGGCGACCCGGACGAAACCTATCACGTCGGCGACGTGGTGCAGTTTCCGACACCCGACGGCAGCGCCAGCTACGCCGGTGTGGTGCGCGAGCTGGGCGAGGACTGGATCTTGTTCGACTTCAACCATCCGCTGGCCGGGCAGCCGGTCAGCTTCGAAGTGCAATTGATCGGGGTGCTGTGA
- the ispH gene encoding 4-hydroxy-3-methylbut-2-enyl diphosphate reductase has protein sequence MATTEVRDVLLAEPRGFCAGVDRAIEIVERALQQFGAPIYVRHEIVHNTYVVSDLKAKGAIFIEELDQVPPGATLVFSAHGVSKAVRLEAQARGFQVFDATCPLVTKVHVEVAKLHKEGYEFIMIGHKGHPEVEGTMGQLSDSIYLVEEAADVAHVPVRDPSRLAVVTQTTLSVDDAAEIMAAVKARFPLVREPKQQDICYATQNRQDAVKVLAPQVDIVIVVGSPTSSNSNRLREVALRKGTPSYMVDQPSDLRPEWFEGKSRVGLTAGASAPDILVQQVIERLKALGAVSVRRMEGVEETVRFPLPKGLGGSGLNGTGLR, from the coding sequence ATGGCGACGACCGAAGTGCGTGACGTGTTGCTGGCCGAGCCGCGGGGCTTCTGTGCCGGTGTCGACCGGGCCATCGAGATCGTCGAGCGGGCGCTGCAGCAGTTCGGCGCGCCCATTTATGTGCGCCACGAGATCGTGCACAACACCTATGTCGTCAGCGACCTGAAGGCCAAGGGCGCGATCTTCATCGAAGAGCTCGACCAGGTGCCGCCCGGCGCCACGCTGGTGTTCAGCGCCCACGGCGTCAGCAAGGCGGTGCGGCTGGAGGCGCAGGCGCGCGGGTTTCAGGTGTTCGACGCCACCTGCCCGCTGGTGACCAAGGTGCACGTCGAGGTGGCCAAGCTGCACAAGGAAGGCTACGAGTTCATCATGATCGGCCACAAGGGGCACCCCGAGGTCGAGGGCACGATGGGCCAGCTGAGCGACAGCATCTACCTGGTGGAGGAGGCGGCCGACGTCGCACATGTGCCGGTGCGCGACCCGAGCCGGCTGGCGGTGGTGACGCAGACCACGCTCAGCGTCGACGACGCCGCCGAGATCATGGCCGCGGTCAAGGCGCGCTTTCCGCTCGTGCGCGAGCCCAAGCAGCAGGACATCTGCTACGCGACGCAGAACCGCCAGGACGCCGTCAAGGTGCTGGCGCCACAGGTGGACATCGTCATCGTGGTCGGCAGCCCCACCAGCTCCAACAGCAACCGCTTGCGTGAGGTGGCGTTGCGCAAGGGCACGCCGTCCTACATGGTCGACCAGCCGTCGGACCTGCGCCCCGAGTGGTTCGAGGGCAAGAGCCGGGTCGGCCTGACGGCCGGCGCCTCGGCCCCCGACATCCTGGTGCAGCAGGTGATCGAGCGCCTGAAGGCCTTGGGAGCGGTGTCGGTGCGCCGCATGGAAGGTGTCGAGGAGACGGTGCGCTTCCCGTTGCCCAAGGGGCTGGGCGGCAGCGGTTTGAACGGCACCGGGCTGCGCTGA
- the serS gene encoding serine--tRNA ligase, translating into MLDITLLRKDLEGVTARLATRKSPQPFLDVERFKALESERKALQTSTEELQAKRNSLSKQIGQLKAKGEDTSSVMAEVAGLGDALKASAERLDALQAELNDLLLQLPNLPHESVPVGSDESANVEVRRWSPQGEAPRSFDFAVKDHVDLGAPLGLDFDTGAKLSGARFSFLRGPIARLHRALAQFMLDVQTGEHGYTECYTPYIVNAEVLVGTGQLPKFKDDMFWVSRGGDESAAVQYLISTAEISLTNSVREQIVPAEQLPLKFTAHSPCFRSEAGSYGKDTRGMIRQHQFDKVEMVQIVHPEKSYEALEEMLGHAEAVLRKLGLPYRVITLCSGDMGFGAAKTYDLEVWLPAQNTYREISSVSNCEAFQARRMQTRFKNAQGKPELVHTLNGSGLAVGRTLVAVLENYQRADGSIEVPQVLVPYMGGLTEIRG; encoded by the coding sequence ATGCTCGATATCACCCTGCTGCGCAAAGACCTTGAAGGTGTGACCGCCCGGCTCGCCACGCGCAAGTCGCCGCAACCTTTTCTGGACGTCGAACGCTTCAAGGCGCTGGAGTCCGAGCGCAAGGCGCTGCAGACCAGCACCGAGGAGCTGCAGGCCAAGCGCAACAGCCTGTCCAAGCAGATCGGCCAGCTCAAGGCCAAGGGCGAGGACACGAGCAGCGTGATGGCCGAGGTGGCCGGCCTGGGCGACGCGCTGAAGGCGTCGGCCGAACGGCTGGACGCGCTGCAGGCCGAACTGAACGACCTGCTGCTGCAACTGCCCAACCTGCCGCACGAGAGCGTGCCGGTGGGGTCGGACGAGTCGGCTAACGTCGAGGTGCGCCGTTGGAGCCCGCAGGGTGAGGCGCCGCGCAGCTTCGACTTCGCCGTCAAGGACCATGTCGACCTCGGCGCACCGCTCGGGCTCGACTTCGACACCGGCGCCAAGCTGTCGGGCGCGCGCTTCAGCTTCCTGCGCGGGCCGATCGCGCGGCTGCACCGGGCGCTGGCGCAGTTCATGCTCGACGTGCAGACGGGCGAGCACGGTTATACCGAGTGCTACACGCCCTACATCGTCAATGCCGAGGTGCTGGTGGGCACCGGCCAGTTGCCCAAGTTCAAGGACGACATGTTCTGGGTCTCGCGCGGCGGCGACGAGAGCGCGGCGGTGCAATATTTGATCTCGACCGCCGAGATCTCGCTGACCAACAGCGTGCGTGAGCAGATCGTGCCGGCCGAACAGCTGCCGCTCAAGTTCACGGCCCACAGCCCCTGCTTCCGCTCCGAGGCGGGCAGCTACGGCAAGGACACGCGCGGCATGATCCGGCAGCACCAGTTCGACAAGGTCGAGATGGTGCAGATCGTGCACCCCGAGAAGAGCTACGAAGCGTTGGAAGAGATGCTGGGGCACGCCGAGGCGGTGCTGCGCAAGCTCGGGCTGCCGTACCGCGTGATCACGCTGTGCAGCGGCGACATGGGCTTCGGCGCGGCCAAGACCTACGACCTGGAGGTGTGGTTGCCGGCGCAGAACACGTATCGCGAGATCAGCTCGGTGTCGAACTGCGAGGCGTTCCAGGCGCGGCGCATGCAGACGCGCTTCAAGAACGCGCAGGGCAAGCCGGAGCTGGTGCACACGCTGAACGGCTCGGGCCTGGCGGTGGGCCGCACCTTGGTGGCGGTGCTCGAGAACTACCAGCGCGCGGACGGCAGCATCGAAGTGCCGCAGGTGTTGGTGCCCTACATGGGGGGGCTGACAGAAATCCGCGGGTGA